The genomic window CCCCCTCCTCCAGTGAAGACGGCAGCTCTAACTCATCAGTAATCGCCATCTCAGAGGATGAGGAGCACTTGATGGAGCTTGACCCTCCAGGAAATTCCACAGTGTCTACCTTGAGCCACTCTATGTGGGATGATGAGACGCCTGGGCCATCTTATTCCACAAGAGTTGAGCAGGGCAGGAAAGAGCGGTTGTCACTCCCAGACTCCGACTCAGACAGTAGTCTGGAGGACGACACACAGCCACAACATTTGAGTTCGCATAACCAAAAAGAATCAACTCAGGATGATTTCAATAATGACGAGTGCTTTTCCTCTGATAGTGATGACTGTGTCATTGTAGGTTTTGTGAAGCCAACAGCAGAAAGGACCCCTGAACTGGTGAAGTTATCCTCTGACTCGTCTGATGACTCTGCCTCTGAAGTGCCTCATTTACCTCAACACATTCGTTTCATCAGTCTTAGCCCTCCAGCTTCACAAAGCAGTGCTCGAAGTGATGCTGGACAGTTAGAAAAAATGGAAACAGACAGTGTTCATCAGTCAGAATCAAAAGAAAGGTGTAAGTCTTCAGCATCTGGCAAACAGAGAACGCGAAGTAAGTCAGAGAGAAAAAATAGAGGTCACAAAGACAAGAATAGATTTGATGGTAATAGTAAATCTAGACGGAAACACTATGATGATGATAGAGATCGTAATAGAAGGAGAAGGTCACGAAGTGGAGAGCACAGACACTCCAGCAGGAGCCCACCAGTCTCTCACAGCAGTGGAAGCGCCCTCTCTAGGGAGAATGACTATTCTTATTCTAGTAGCAGAGTCTACACCTATAGTAACTATAAAAGGAGGGACTGTGACTGGAGCCATAGCACATCTTCACAAAGCTTCCACTCACAATCATACAACTATTACAGCAACGATAAAGATGACAGAAGAATGCCTTACACTCAGAGCCGTTCGCACTATTACAGTCGTCACTCATATTCAGGTCGCCACTCATACTCGCGGTCCAGAAGTCGCAGCAGGGAATCTAGACGACAGGGCAGAGAACGTTCACGATCCAAGACCTATTCTAGTAATTGCTCTCCTTCAGTGAAAAGGAAGTCTCACCATGACAAGCCTGGGGGGAAGAGGAAATACAAAACCAGACATTTGGAGgaaccacacaaaaacacatcttCTAGTTTTTACCCTGAATGTGATTCCTCCACTGCATtaacaaaacacaagaaaaaaagcaaagataAGCATCATAAAAAATCAAAGGAGGAATCTGCGAAGAGCAGCAGAAGCCTCAGTATGGAGCCAGGCAATGTGGAAAACTCTTGTGAAAGAAAGCgtcaccataagaaaaaaaagaaacacaagaagAAAAGTAAAAGGCACAGGACTAATGAACACACAGAGAAACGCTCACCCACAGTCATCACCATTGAAAGTGATAGTGATTATTGTGTTAAGGACAGTGTCACCCAGGCCAGTCGCTCCAATACGGACAACTCCAAGAATACCAGTGATGATCCAGTTGAGCCCACCCCCCTGGACACTGTAGCATAATTATGAGGAGATAAAATCCCACTGTGGGGAGTTGACACAGATGGATTCACTCTCAGTTGCTAATGCCTGCCAGCAGTATTTTAGTATTCAGGATAAACTGAATAAACATATCTCTTTAATTACTACAGATGTTTAtgctgcagtttatgagatgctGGTGTATATGACAAATACAGATGTGTTGAGTTAGACTGAGTGTGTTTATTTACTTCATATTTGATTTTATATGCAAAATACCACTATGAACAAAGCAGAATGACAAAATCATCAGTCACTTTTCCAAGTTGTGTTATGGAAATTCATTTGTGTAATttggatatattttttattttaaaactgcTTGCAGGGAAAATGTTGattacagtgattttttttttttttgttaaaatatattttacggACTAATGTTTACTTCCTCAGAGAGcactactttttaatatcaagaGAAGTTCTTTGGATTTATGCTATTttgtattcaattttatttaaaaataaattgcATTAGCAACTGTGGGTTGTATTATGTTAATGCTCATCTGTCTGCTGTCAGTATTTCTAAATACATAATTAGACTAGATGTTTATAAAGGTCCACCAAACTGTGTATTATGTTGCATTTTAAAGGAAAGTTGTGCAAGTTGTGAATTAAGGTGAAGAGAAGATTAAGGATTGAACAGAATGTAAACAAGATCATGAATTATGACATTTTATGTACAAATTTCATAAACTCCATTCCTGTACTTGGATAGTGTACCTCATTAACAaaataatttattacaaaattaggCTCCTATCATTggataaaaccatttttaacaaCCTCCAGCTAATTTTGCAGTGTACAGGGTggcccataagtctccatacataggaaaaataaacgtttcttgacataaaccatttttatttatataatatgctctatatgactgccattttgtcgggaacacatttcaatgcgtgtcttccactgctgaagaactataaagaagaaatatgaagaaatacatgttagaaccatggaatgtattatgtctcctatgtatggagacttatgggacaccctgtagtttatgTCAGTACTGGTTCCCAATGCACTGGAGCAGTTGCTCTCTTTTGTACGGTCCACTTAAATCTTAAATTGTTGAAGCATGTATTTTATCCAAGATCTTGTTTGCAAATGATTAGAAAAAAACCTCAACtcttgttgattttttaaatcactttttgaattattcattcattcattatctgaaccccagttatcttcactagggtcatgggggttgctggaCCCTTTCCCAgccacttatgggtgaaggtggggtacaccctggacatgtcagttcattgcagggctgacatacagagatgaacaaccaatcactgtcacagtcacaccaatgggtaatttagattgacctttttaaattatatattttttttatggttttatatCGCATTGGAGAGAAAATTCACAATATGAAAAAGATGATCAACTTGTGCAATGGATATACATATTACATACTGAAATGCATCAACACGTGTGTTATGTGTTGGCACTGTGGATGGATTCACAAGGatgctgtttgtgtttttttaatgttcttcaTATAGATGTGCAGGGGGTCATTCCACCGCTGTAAACAAACCAGTCTGTATGAATTTTGATTTTTCTGATGATTTACAAACATAGAATGTAGTTGTGGAGTGGCTACAGTCTCTTGTAGGGGGAgataaaataatattaaacacTGCTTTTTACCACAGTTGTCAAATATATGGCCTGTGGACCAaacccagcccgccaaagggtcctatccggcctgttggatgaatttgtgaaatgcaaaaatgacactgagatGGTAACAACGAAGGGTgtaaaagtcattttagttcaggggccacatgcagctcaATATGATCCTAAGTGGGTCAGATgaataaaatactataataacccataaataatgacaattgcacatttttcctctttgttctaagataaacaaaagtaaaattttatgaaaatgtttttacattaacaaacaatttttgttaaaaatgtgaataatctgaataaataagcacaacctgagatgtctcaaaggaagtacaattttaacaatattctgtatgttactaaatgtttggtgtctataaatccacagtgatctgtaaattgtgcacatgtttaaatgataaactgagaataatgttaaaattgttatttttcttaagacatttcaggttgttcatgtaattcagatttttaaggaaactttgtagatgtgaatattttcatgttgtcattttacttttttcactgtttttattttactggcccacttGAGTTCATATTGGACTGAAAAGGAGCTCGACACCCCAAAATCGTGCTTTACTTTGAAGGTGAACTCCGACCGGAAGTACCATTGCAGGAGTCTTCAGTCTTCCACAATTTGGTCAAATCTTCACTTTTGCAGGCATCGCCATGGCTTCCTCTGTGCTCGTCAAGGTAATACCCTGAAGTTTAATGTCCATAATGTCGTACTTACAAGAGTAGAGTCGTAGTCACAGTAGTATTTGCTAAATGACTATAAAAGTAAACGAATAATGAAGTGAGCAGCTTGAATAGagatcttaagtgggtcagatgagtaaaatactataataacccataaataatgacaattgctcatttttcctctttgttctaagttaaacaaaagtaaaattttatgaaaatgtttttacattaaacaatttttgttaaaaatgtgaataatctgaataaataagcacaacctgagatgtctcaaaggaagtacaattttaacaatattctgtatgttactaaatgtttggtgtctataaatccacagtgatctgtaaattgtgcacatgtttaaatgataaactgagaataatgttaaaattgttatttttcttaagacatttcaggttgttcatgtaattcagatttttaaggaaactttgtagatgtgaatattttcatgttgtcattttacttttttcactgtttttattttactggcccacttGAGTTCATATTGGAGTGAAAATGAGCTCGACACCCCAAAATCGTGCTTTTACTTTGAAGGTGACTCCGACCGGAAGTACCATTGCAGGAGTCTTCAGTCTTCCACAATTTGGTCAAATCTTCACTTTTGCAGGCATCGCCATGGCTTCCTCTGTGCTCGTCAAGGTAATACCCTGAAGTTTAATGTCCATAATGTCGTACTTACAAGAGTAGAGTCGTAGTCACAGTAGTATTTGCTAAATGACTATAAAAGTAAACGAATAATGAAATGAGCAGCTTGAATAGACCTGGCAGTTAACGGGTAAAGCTGTTAGCTGTTAGCATCATGTTGGACTGGTTAACTGTGCTGCAGAGGCTCTTACATGTGTGTGCAGCTGCAGGGTGTGAGTCATATGAGCTTAGATGTGAACCAGAGCAGGAAGTACCAGAAAGCTGCAGCAGTTGGCTTTAGCACCACGTGGCCTGCTATAATGCACCCACCGtgagcacccccccccccgtttcaaaaaaacaaaaaaaaaaaacaaaacaaaaacagacacataatAAGACTAAAGAACGGAAACTACTCACTAAACAAACAAGCTCTGCACTTTAAAACTATTTCACTGTAATTCTCCAAGCAGCTGCACTAAAGGCCCAAGCATACAGATCTCTAAAGAGGAGGCAGTTTCTCATGGACTGGGTTTAATAATTTTCTATCTCACCAAGTACACACTTACAGCAAAGTTTTCACAGTAATTCTAGTGATATTCAGACATGCTTGCCCGATGGTCTGAAGAAATCTCTTATGACGTGTTGAAGTGAACTGTTCTAACTGTAATGACAATATAAACTTGTCATTTTGCAGACAGAAAATTGTCAGTGTTATATGGACATGTCCTaacagtgtacagggtggggaagcaaaatttacaatgaacatttagttgttttttctcagcaggcactgcgtcaattgttttgaaaccaaatatatattgatgtcataatcatacctaacactattatccataccttttcagaaacttttgcccatatgagtaatcaggaaagcaaatgtcaaagagtgtgtgatttgctgaatgcactcgtcacaccaaaggacatttcaaaaatagttggagtgtccataaagactgtttataatgtaaagaagagaatgactatgagcaaaactattacgagaaagtctggaagatactattaaagaagaatgggagaagttgtcacccgaatatttgaggaccacttgcgcaagtttcaggaagcgtgtgagggcagttattgagaaagaaggaggacacatagaataaaaacattttctattatgtcaattttcttgtggcaaataaattctcatgactttcaataaactaattggtcatacactgtctttcaatccttgcctcaaaatattgtaaattttgcttccccaccctgtataatagagggtacgcacgtgacgtcaccgcggttccgcccactgagtggcagaaagagggagatgagtagcggctttggcttgaatactgcgaaaactttagaacaatctaaaaaatggggaagggCTGTTGTGTCATtaattgcacaaataggtttaaaaagcactcggagctatcgttttagcggcgacttaaagccaaagacagaagaagcagatggatcgctgcaattcgtagaaataactggaatccaggcaacgaaacctggatttgtggttgacatttcgtgtcaggtaacgttaatttatgctgtattcttgcgtaaagtcataccttaaattacatatcattttggctaacgttacttcttagtaaagctcttaatgttagcatctgtcatttagttctatatttcataactgaaacgtttttgtcttcagttgtgtgattctgaaccttgtgttctacataatttgtaaactagcttaaactgaggctaacctagttttccaaataagggggtactctagcacaaagctgttgtagctgtgttggatcaagaatgtgatgttaactctactta from Sphaeramia orbicularis chromosome 1, fSphaOr1.1, whole genome shotgun sequence includes these protein-coding regions:
- the toporsa gene encoding topoisomerase I binding, arginine/serine-rich a, with product MSAIKMFALPQNQNSGKRKTSDAMSAELSPDSKCPICLDIFNNISYLDLCLHKFCFRCIQEWSKNKAECPLCKQPFNSIYHTIKSEQDFKKYDLKPSDTNSFGTYGGVRFRYRTTLTGVHRQMQGRTTTPPQNGIIFEASANPRQPQHDRYVRRIMMKLAAKRRAASEGRAVQNVREQEMINFRKELYRQCVRVQSVRDSGRSRDISAEFYRRNPACLHRLVPWLKRELMVLYGAHGSLVNIIQHIIMSRITHLDLDDSAIQEELRPFLQGCTEHFLHEFISFAKSPFNMEAYDQHAVYDFPAPSSSEDGSSNSSVIAISEDEEHLMELDPPGNSTVSTLSHSMWDDETPGPSYSTRVEQGRKERLSLPDSDSDSSLEDDTQPQHLSSHNQKESTQDDFNNDECFSSDSDDCVIVGFVKPTAERTPELVKLSSDSSDDSASEVPHLPQHIRFISLSPPASQSSARSDAGQLEKMETDSVHQSESKERCKSSASGKQRTRSKSERKNRGHKDKNRFDGNSKSRRKHYDDDRDRNRRRRSRSGEHRHSSRSPPVSHSSGSALSRENDYSYSSSRVYTYSNYKRRDCDWSHSTSSQSFHSQSYNYYSNDKDDRRMPYTQSRSHYYSRHSYSGRHSYSRSRSRSRESRRQGRERSRSKTYSSNCSPSVKRKSHHDKPGGKRKYKTRHLEEPHKNTSSSFYPECDSSTALTKHKKKSKDKHHKKSKEESAKSSRSLSMEPGNVENSCERKRHHKKKKKHKKKSKRHRTNEHTEKRSPTVITIESDSDYCVKDSVTQASRSNTDNSKNTSDDPVEPTPLDTVA